AATGTGATGTTGCATTATATCCATCAATGAATTCCAAAACTATGATTAGACTAGACCCTTTGTTATGTGTTAgttgtttgtttcttttatacAACGACATGTGAACCTTCGATATTTTGGTTGATTATATAATGTCTTAACCAGTTGAGCTGCTCAAGTTTCCAATATATGCAATATTGTTAAgagttcaaaattgaaaatttcatttCTCATCAACAGACTGCCTTGATGCAAGCTTGTCAACATGGTCATTGGGAGGTTGTTCAGACTCTTATGCTTTTTAGAGCCAACGTGAGCTACATCCCTTAGCCTTAATTCTACCAGTTCTAATTTCTCTATGAAGTAGTTTATGGGAAATGTTTGATAATGTTGTCATCATTTCTTTGGGAGACATCAGATTCACAGAGCGGATTATTTGAATGGAGGTACTGCTCTTCATTTGGCTGCTCTGAATGGTCATTCTCGATGCATCCGACTTCTGCTTGCTGATTATGTTCCTAGTACAccaaaattttggaatatgtTAAATGGTAGTTCGAACAATGAAGAACCAGTTTCTAAATCTGAGTTCAGGTACTGTTGTTTGAATATAATCCTAGTCAGTTAcaaacttttctttttatttttatgctaCGTCAAGTCATTGATTTTTTTACCTGCATCTCATCCCTTAGTGCCCTGAAGGAGGTAGTGAACAGAACATCAGATGGAGGCATCACAGCACTGCATATGGCATCGCTAAATGGGCACATTGACAGTGTGCAATTACTTTTGGACTTAGGTGCCTCTGCTTCTCAGGTTACCGTAGAAGATGGTACCACCATTGATCTAATAGGTAACTAGCATTTTAGTTCCTGTTTTTTGTTTCCCTTGTGTGTTTTTGGTGAATATGAGTTGTGCTATTATGAAGGTGTTAACTGaacctctatttttttttttttttttcctgttatttttcattattttttattttctgtttctCAGTTCTGAAAAGCTTAAAACTGTTGAAGTATATCATGTTCAATAGTTTTAACCATGTTCTATTAGACTACTAATGTGAAGAAAGGTTCATTGCATGTTACTGtcataaaataatgaaaattggtcTGCTCTGTACTTTGCTGCatcaaaatttacatttttgaGTCTAATAGCATGTGAATGTGGGAATTTAAATCTCTGACTTTTTGGTCAATGAGATAATACTTTAgttagttgaactatgtttagGTTGGCACGAAAGTTTAGATTCTAATTCGCTTTAATCGATTATTATTAGATATTGATTTTTACGTTTAGAAATGTGTCATTGTATTTTGAAGTTGGGTGTATTCTTtctgaaaaaaaatcatattcagTTAAACACGTTCATTAGTCATGATTTTCTTCCAACAGAGCTTGCTAGCTAGGATTAGTCTGTTAGAACCTGCAAAAGATTGAATTTTGAGGCTTTCTTCTtaagtttgattttatttccCTAAAGATGAtcatgttttcatttttaggTGCTGGAAGCACTGCCCTTCATTATGCTGCATGTGGCGGGAATGCCCAATGCTGTCAAGTAAGTCCTCATTTGAAGGCCATAGGAAAATGATGAGAACTTTTCACAATTCAGACCTATAATTGTACATGGTACTTGAAATGATAGTTTCCGTGTTTTGGTCTCAGATGTTGATTGCTAGGGGAGCCGATCTTACTGCTCAAAATGCAAATGGGTATGCTTCTCGAGTATTCATATTCAAATGCTGTTAATTTCAACCTTGGTGAAGGTCAAACCTTTTATGGATGGTGGATGCATCTCGTAGTAATTAGTTTCTCTGCTTGgtttttgtttcaattctttGTCATTCCTATTCTAGATAAAGAAATGGCCATTGGATCTTAAATTAGTAAATGGCAGGCTAATTTGGATGAGAAAAGGTGTTCTAAGCTTTACGTCGTTGTACGGTTACTGGGAATCATAACGAGTGCTGAAATACTTTCTGTAATCTGACTCCTTGTTTGTTAGTTTGAAATCATGGCTTTCCGTGCTTATAGCCTATGACCCAAAATAAATTGTCATGCTAAGAGTGTTTTACTGATTCTACTCTTCTATATGTGACAATTTTGTTGTAAGTTGTTTCTAATTCTCATGGTTATGATGCACAATGAAGATCATAAATAAAACAgtccttttcttttttgggaTTTTTATATAGTTCTATTTGTCTTACCCTATAAACTTGAAGTTGTCAGATCATCCTATGTTACTTTTATCTTATTGAAGATGGACTCCCTTGATGGTTGCTCGTTCATGGCACCGAGACTGGCTTGAGGAAATTCTTAGCAAAGAACCAGGAGCAGCAGCAACAAATCTTGTCCCTTCACCATATTTGACTCTTCCCCTTATGAGCATTGTTAGAATTGCTAGGTGAGTTGTTCTTGgcgaaaaatatcaaaatatctaCTGCCGTTCTCTATTCGGTTTTTAACTTAAGTTTCAGTAAAGTTTTGTTACCTTTCACAATCAACAATCTGGTTTCAAACTTCTTCAGTTCCATTAGCTCATTCTTACCATCACTTTAGCCTCGATCCAATGCCCCACAAATATGGTTAGAAAATGCTTATGTCCTGTTCTAGTTCTAGCTTAATTTTCGATGTAGCTGATTTCAGTATATCCTACCCTACATTAAGCAATTTCATAATGTATTTGTTATAGCTCCTTTGATGCCATTTCTACTTTTGgtgttcttttcttctttaattggtTTCGATTATGTAGACCATCGGATGACTAAATTAAGAACCCGTGTATTTTTCTTCAGAGAATGTGGATGGAGAAGTTGTGACTCTCTATCTACATGTCAAGATCCATGTGTAGTCTGTTTGGAGAGAGAATGCACAGTTGCTGCACGAGGTAATTTTGATTAAGGAAGACAAGAAGATTTCGTTATGATATTTCTCGTTTCCTTTCTATGTTGTTATAGTTTGCAATTCTCATATCAAATTTGTCCACTTATGTTCTGATACACAACGGAATATGATCTATAGAAATTGCTTCAGTTTTCAACATTCAAACATGCTCGTGGTTAATGCACATTATGTTGAACGTTGCAGGTTGTGATCATGAGTTCTGCACGAGCTGTGCGTTGTACCTTTGTTCCACAAACAGCACATCATCAGTTTCTCTTGGTCCGCCTGGTTCAATAGCATGCCCACTCTGCCGAAATGGCATAGTTTCCTTCGTTAAACTTCCCGGAACGAAGCCAATTGCCAAAGAGATCGCCAGAACAAGTTTGTCTCTATCATTCTGCACTTGTTCTGGTGAGGCACCAGAACCTCCCACATTAACCACCCCATTATGCAAGCCCGAGTTCACTTGCTCCCGGATTTCTCCACTCGGAACATCGTTTCGATCCCTCAGCTGTCAGAGGTTTCCTTCAATGAAACTGAACACCAATCTCTGTATGGGAGATCCTCACAGTAGTAGCTCCTCTTTGGTTCCTTGCAATGTTGACAGGAGCATGAGGAATCATGTTGCCAGGTGTTCGAGATCGTCAGGTTTTCGACGAACAGCATCCGAAGGTAGGAGATCATGGTTATCTGCACTGAATCAGTACGTAACAACTGGAAGCGGATGCTGAAAATCATCTAAGGCAATTATAAATACCTCTTTTCCCCTCAGAAATTTTACTTTGAAGGTCTTTTTCCCCTCTTTAACAtttactttttcctttttactttATTCAGTGTCCATATACTTgccccaaaaaaaaaagggaaaaaaagagaaggaaaaaaaaaaagaaaagaaagaaggatCATACTCTGGAAATGATCCTATATAATAATCATTTTGATGGTATGTAATATGTTCAGCTCCATTTAGTTTCAAATATGAGCCTCTTTTTTTGGCCCTTCCATGTAAAAGAAGAGAATGCTTAAATTTTTGGTGAGATTGATGAAAGGTTTGTATATATGTGCTATGAAAAGTTCCAATGTTGTGTATTGGAAGGAACGTTTAgatctctcttttttctctttgcaGAGAATTTTGTATGAACATGAAATGGAAGTTTATAACCtaaatgaaatatgttttatttatttatttgtcgtTATTATTTTTTGATAATATATGAGGTGGTGAGGTGAAGTCGATGGTACAAATTTTATATTAGTTGAGTTATGAAGATTACAATGAATGTGTTCTACTTTGAATGGTTGTACAAGTTGTAGTACATAACATGTGctattttaaaagttgtttatatatcaattttatttcacaAGACATGTAGCTAGATTGCCCTAATATTCCTatttaaaatatagttttaTTAATGTGAAACTCATCACTAAATTAGTGAAAATGACCATCATTAATGATAATAAATGAACTATTGAAATTGAAAGGGAAGaaacaaataacatataaaCCAAAAGTAGACATGTAATACAACGGTATCAAGCTCAGGAGGAATAGAAAACCTTAATTAAGGTGGGAAGATTGgacaagataaaataaaaaaatacataagaGAAAAACCATCAAACTACTAATTAAGATACCTAAAACTCAACAAGTCCTGCAaggtcaagaaaaaaaaaaaaaaaagtaataaaaccACATCAAAAGCTCAGGTGAGATATCGCCAAAGGACGTTAAATTCTAATATCCATGACATGATGAGCCAGTGTCGGGAACGGAAGAAGTGAGAACAGGAGTAGAAACAATAAGGAAGTGATGGGAAAGAGGATCCATGTGAGGAGTAGTAAATGAGGAGCAAATAAGGAAAATGAATATGGAGAAGAAAAGACAGACATGGGAAGAATGAAGTGATGTAAAAATGCAAGGGGAAGGAACCTGGAGGTTGATGAAGAGAAagggaaattagggtttgtttaTATAAAGAAGAAGGGAAAGGGAACATGGTtaataaagagagagagagatagaaaGAAAGTGACATGACAAGCAAAAACTTATGATATGACAATGTGTTGTATCTTTTAGCTTCTCAATCACGTAAGATTTgaaaagaaatgagaaaaattaaAGAGGTATATTGAAAGTGGAGAGCATGGGAACTTGcagttttcaaaaactttctTTCAATGGGAACTTCTTACTTACTTTTAGTTTCAACTATGGAATTAAATGAAACCAAAACCCTCCTCTCTACCAATACATCTTCTTCTCTCCTATATATCTATAAATTGTTCCAAGAGGTTGCACGATATGATTCTTAGTTGTGTCACGACATGTTCAATGATTTTTAGTTATGTCACCGtgctttaatttgattttgtatCGAGAGGTTACTATATAGGAGAAATGAATAGTTATTTGAAATGATTACATGATATGCCTAACGATTCTAAGTTGCATTAGTTgtagaaagaaaaaattaatttgaaaatgaaaaagacaCCATGCTTTAGATTTGTATCGAATAGATTTTGAATGCatttttaaaggttaataggAGTAATTAGATTAGGGTGTGGTTTTGTTGaattaaaaactttttcttttttccaaatatATATGGAAATATGTACAGTTTCTCTCTCTAAGAAAGAGTTGTGCAATTTAATAGTTTTTTACCaacttgatttttgtaatttgagTATAGTTCCAAACTAGTCATTGTTTTATTATAGAAGTTAgtttatataatttgaacttattttggatttagttttaatttcacaaataaaaaatgattgtgttaaaaaagaaaaataacttgaGAAGAATTAAGGAGCTAAAGTTTTAGTAAAATTAAAGATGAAAAAACCAACTAGAAAATAGCTCACATGTTGAAGCTAGCTTTGAcaatgtttttaaaaagaaaaaaattagggGGAAAAAACATTCCTTATGCTTCATTTTAAAGCTaataattaatacatttttttttggtagtaatagttaataaaatagtTAATACATTAACATGGTTGTTAAAGCTAGGTAGAATtgtgaaataaaactcaatatctaaaaagatattaattggagtattaaaatgttaaatttgACCACAACTCTTTTCTtgaacaaataaataaagaaattaactTGACTAAACTATCCTAAAatgatagaaatatatatgacaTTATATATTAAGGAAGGATTTGTCGACTACGTCCAAATTCTtaagttttcttcttttctcgaatGAAAAGTATATTATCGTGATCAATTTAGtcaagtagataactttttcTTTCACTCTTAAGAGAAAGacataaatatgattaaaatcgATTTAATTGGCTAAGTTGGACACTTTTCTTGTGATCATTAATATTATCTCAAAGTTAATTTCGATTATTCATAACATTAAAAGTCGTGACAAATAAGTCTTAGTAGACATATAATTCAACCAAGTTACCGACAATTTGTAATATACTACGAACAAAAGAAGTGGTTGTGAGAAGTACAAGGTTGGCTTGAAATGAACAGAAAAAAGTGGGTTGCATGAGGGAGAGGGGTTGTACTAAAAATGTGCATTGTTTGGTATGGTTGTTGAAATTTTGAAAGGATTaagttgtcttttttttttttttaatgatacgTGTTcatcataatttaaaatatccACGTTACCGACGAAAACGTCAAGATCTCAATTTAATTGAGGTgtcgatgaaaatatcgataaaatatcaAGGTCTCAATTTACATTAGTGAAATTtggttgtttattttttatatttagtgGATTTTACAATGATATAATAGAAATACTCCTCATGTTGATGTCGAATTCATGGAAATGAggaaatatcaatgaaaatgtcactatatgaaaatttaatactatggtGTTAATTAATCACTAATTAACTCAAGATTTGTTTGTGTGCATACAAATTTGTAGGAGCTCTAACAAGTGAAaaccaatttttatttattaaagaatAAATATCATGATAAAGGTTCGAACAAATGACTTCTTACTTAGATACCACataaaattatcaattaattcaaagatgagactaaaaaaatatgataattaatttaataatatgaattatatatgttttttcCGAGTATATCAATTTGTTTTTAATACCATAAATATAGAATTGGGAGATTTGAAGCTTCTAATCTAAGTGAACTGAGTATATCGTAATTGAGTTATGATAATCTAGAATAATTATGGATGGAGTAGAActcaacattttatttattgacGTGATGCGAAACATTTATACCAAAAACCTCTTtctcatggttttttttttttaatattaccTTAAAATTCCTTAATTAAATATAGACAATTTCTACAATGTTTTTTTTGGCATGGGAGAGGATTGAAAATGTAAATCCCTCAAACGATTAttattctgtctcttatacacatctagatgtgtataagagacagatccaatttaaactctgaacttttataaatatattaatttaaatctcaaactttcataaatatttctaaataaaatataacaggATGAGGTGActtttaaaagtaataattaaTATGCATTAATCAACTgtgttataattataattattatattttttaattttagagttCAACAACATATTGAATATTAAAGGGATTTGAAACATATGATCTCCTAGTTAAAGATAAACACGTAGACAATAAGTTGAACCATGTTAAAGTTAGAAATTCAACTATATTTATATCGATATTATTAATCTTAAATCTTAGATTAGTCCTATACcattttaaaagctttattGTCACATCTAAATAATTTAGCCATATTTGTTAGTTtaaataaatagagaaaaaaagatcATATTTGTCCCTTGAACATGGCATATATACATTAAGTGGTTAGAGGTTCCAATACTCtaatactattattattttttttttttttaaaaaaaaagatcctTGAATGTAAACTGATCAAAGAAAACATATAAGACAAAAGGAAACaatcaaaatgatatattt
This DNA window, taken from Benincasa hispida cultivar B227 chromosome 6, ASM972705v1, whole genome shotgun sequence, encodes the following:
- the LOC120079841 gene encoding probable E3 ubiquitin-protein ligase XBOS32, which codes for MKFLSIVGNSFGCSASGERLVSAARDGDLQEAKALLEYNPRLARYSTFGVRNSPLHYSAAHGHHEIVSLLLESGVEINLRNYRGQTALMQACQHGHWEVVQTLMLFRANIHRADYLNGGTALHLAALNGHSRCIRLLLADYVPSTPKFWNMLNGSSNNEEPVSKSEFSALKEVVNRTSDGGITALHMASLNGHIDSVQLLLDLGASASQVTVEDGTTIDLIGAGSTALHYAACGGNAQCCQMLIARGADLTAQNANGWTPLMVARSWHRDWLEEILSKEPGAAATNLVPSPYLTLPLMSIVRIARECGWRSCDSLSTCQDPCVVCLERECTVAARGCDHEFCTSCALYLCSTNSTSSVSLGPPGSIACPLCRNGIVSFVKLPGTKPIAKEIARTSLSLSFCTCSGEAPEPPTLTTPLCKPEFTCSRISPLGTSFRSLSCQRFPSMKLNTNLCMGDPHSSSSSLVPCNVDRSMRNHVARCSRSSGFRRTASEGRRSWLSALNQYVTTGSGC